The sequence below is a genomic window from Theobroma cacao cultivar B97-61/B2 chromosome 6, Criollo_cocoa_genome_V2, whole genome shotgun sequence.
AGCCTGGAATCTGGAATGGATTGGAAAGGCAGCTAGGAAAGCAAAGCAAATGGGCGAGGGGCAGTGGCAGGCTTGTTTGTAGGAAATAGGAATATTCATTATTCAACGCAGGAGCCTGGAGGGCTTTCTAGTTGTTAGTTGCGAGGCTCAGGCTCCATCATTTTTTCACGCATTACACAATCTTCAATGAAGGGCACCCAGCCAAAGGCTGCACCTTGTTGGAGTCGGGGAGATTTTGTATCGGATGATCTCAGTTAACTACCCGCACCcgcatttatttattaattccaTTCTCAGAGGGAACATGTTAACAAATTACAATGTCTTCAATGCTATGCTACAGTAATTGTTCTAGGTTACAACTGTTTCTATGGATTGCATGGCTAAGTTCACTGTTTCTTCACCCGATTGCTTCTTTTGATTGGGATTACTAAAGGAGGAATGAGATGACTACCAAGAGCAGTACTCGAAAGAAGATATTTATTTGTACGGACGggggtgtgtgtgtgtgtgggTGCCTGAAAGTCTGGAATCCAGCTTGGTAAAGGGTCCTACAACAACACAAAACTTTTAGCAGCAAGTTTTGTTAACTTCAAATCGCTGGAAAAGAAAAGACGGGATAAAGACGAAAGGATTGCGACAAAAGCCCACCCATTTGCAAGTTGCAATCCAAAGTGATGAACTAACTGTCAAATACTAGTTGTAAACAAAGTGGCAGCACATAGCAGATAGAGAAAAGCCAAATCCTGTTGCCTGTTGGCCGTTTCCATAAATTACGTATAAACATTGCAACAAAGGCTCTTTTCGACGAATGGGAAAGAAGGGAAGAATGTAGAAACAAGGTCCAATTGCAGCAGCCTGTACGTAATTGAACCTTTTTAACTGTAAACAAAAAGCACTATCTGGATAAAGAAAGATTTCTGATAGATTAACTGAACAAAAAGGAAAGGTCCTTTTCCCGCCCACCACCACATTGAGATTCCAatcactttttttcttttcgcTTTATCCATTTCACCATGAAATTGGGTAGTTAGTAAAGTTAAGCTAGGGTTGGTCAATAATAGACACATGATTTTAGGACCTGGCCCTGTTAAATGTTAAATGTCAAGCAGCAAGGTCTGTTTTTCTGATACTTTTCACATCAAACATAATTTAGGCGGAACGGTAGAGGTCTTAGTCTCAATTGGGGCGCGGTGGTTAAGCCCAGCTCTAATGACAGGCCCTGCCATTCCGTAAGAAAACAATAAATCGATCCATGGCCAACTTGTACAAACCACTAATTTCCCAGCATGGGatttaaaaggaaagaaaagcaGCGTTTAAAGATAGTAAGATGactaaagaaagaaatttataaTCTCTGGAGGCACAACGCAGGTGGGAAATACCTTAGTGAAGGAAAAAGCTAGAAAAATAACTGCAATGGTCGGGAATGATACGCTTATATATAccaaaaaacatttttaacaGCACATTATAAAACAAACTGTTACAATACCAAATTGAAGACCTCGATTATCCAGTTTGCTAGAGCATCAGTCATTCTGTCCGCAGGGCTTTAATCCAATCAATTTCCACTCTGAAATCACCTGGCCCAGACTTAGCACCTGGAACACCACCTTCAGCATTAACTGATAGAGACATCCCAAGGATACGGGATGGATTCATCTCCAACTTTGCATCTATAACATTTCCTCTCCACGTTGGCAAATAATGAGCAAGAGGAATCTGCAAGATAACACAAACTATATCaaccaaaatccaaaaatttCTGTAATCTTAAAATCGAAGAGAGCAACATTTGCTTCAGTTTTGCTGATGTAAATCAATCCTTAGTCCCCACCTAAAATCATATTCCACAAGGGATGCAACCGAGCCTACTGGGACCTCTCCAAACTCATAGTTAGAAACCTAAAATGTGCCATTTGCAAGCTCTTACATATTGCAAGTGGATGTCAGCGGCATAACAGAAAAGTTGTAAATAGTCTTTTGTTTCCTTATCAGTTAGGATATAACAGTAAGCAATAATTTCAGGGCATAGTTTAGATTTCTTTTCCAGTCGTATATCTAACAGCATCCCACTGACAAGTGAAGAAAAGAGCTTCACTTCATTCATCACACTTGAATTATGTTTACCAAAGCACACAAGACATCAACTTAAAATCCATAGTATTCTCCTTTTGTTTCGCCATGCATTAtctatttatttcttttgttagcAAAGCTGAGATATAACACAATAAGCACATATGAAAGTGACTCAGGTTggttaaattaaacaaatccTTCATAAATTCTCTTTTACTTGGAAAGAAGGTTTATAAGATAGTATAATTTTAGATTCTGCGTAGAAAGTGTGTTAGAGCAAAAAGGCATGGCGCAAACTGATGGCATGACATGCTTACAGGGAGAATTTGCCTAGATCATGGAAGTTAATCATAATTTATCACTGAACAGTTATAAAGAAAGATGGCCTATAGCATGGACCAAATCCTCCATAAGGAATTCTGAATTTCATATTGAAAGGCCATTATCAACTTAAATTCCATGTTCAAGAGTTCAACAATCTTTTGAAATGCACTAATATGCAGGATTTATGGCACCCTATGAGTAGAAACCAGTAACATCAATCTCTACGAATATGAGCTTGAGGAGTATGACAGTTTTACCTTTGCAATATACCAGTTGTCTTTGggtacaaaaacaaaagattgCCATGAATTATCTTCTAGCTGTCCAGGTGAATTCACCCAATTCTCTGTATAAATCTGCATATAAGTTGATACGATTCAATACAACACTTGTCagttatatataatttaaacgAGTCAGAAAAATAGAAACTACATAAGTAAAAGCCTGATATCTGTTAACTTCAACATGAGGAAAAACAACTCACAGTAGATATGTAACTTCTCCCATCTCCTTTGAGCTTTAGTGCTATTGTATCATATGCATCCAAATCGATGAAGCCGTCAAACTGCAGAAATAAGAAACAAGGGTCactaaatgtaaaaatattacTACAAAAGAACCAAGGTTATGATGCTTATACAATATAGTTAAAATATTCTGCTTTATCTAACAAGAGAAGCTACCTCTCTACATGTTAAATCCTACAAAGCAGCCTAAAATTGGAATAATATTCACTCGTTTGAAACCAATAGAACTAAAATCTCAGATATTATGCATATAAGTGCACATTTGAACTCCGCGAAATGTCTAAATGAAGGCAAAACAGAGCCATAAGGTTCCAAAAAAGACATTCTAATTGCTGAGCTAGCAAAGGGGTTGGTCagcattaatatttttgtgacATTCGATGGAGTAGCcagaagaaaataagaaacaaaagcACTAAAGATGTAAAaagtaagaaataaagaaactaATCCAGAATGATATAAAACATAAGAGAAAGACgaattttttaacaaattaagAATGAGTTTGACGAACAAACATAAGAAGCCTTGTCATCATACAAAAGCCTACAAATAGATTCCTGCAGGATCATTATCCATTCAAAATGTGAATTTGAAAGTGTACTTTTAAAAACAAGCTTTTACAGATCATTCATAAAGCTAAACCGCCTAACAAGATTCATCCATATACTTTCAGTGACTTAGGAAGTTCCTTAAGAGCATAACTTTTCTTTCCTGGAAAAAACCATCTATCCATGAAGTTGCCAAACCAGAGTCTATACTAAAGTCTCATTGGAAAAGCCATAAgcaaaaaacacaaaaagttGACATCATCCATATTGATGCATTAAAACAAACTAAACTATTACAATCAAGACATTTGACAATTACTTCAGACAATTAATTTATAGCAGCTAAAAACACTGGAATAATTGTTCACCTTCTTGGACCGCATTCCACAGAAGCCGCTCCTAGTTATGTTCCATTTTGAACCTTCATTTACATCCAGGGAAAGGTTCCCGGAAAACACTCCTAACAGGGAGGTTATCCATGATCAGAAATAACATAGATGATggacaacatcaaaacatgaaattgtCATGGTGAAAAGCGCATCATAAATCATGGATGCCAAATTCAATTACCGGCATAAACTCAACTCCTTAGAGCCTTCTCAATGAACCCTAATTGACACCCACATATACATAGTGTAAACGAAGTTTGCTGGTcgtagaaaagaaaatcacaCCGAAACTTATATTGACTATTACCGTTCGATGTATTTCCTTCATCTTTGATCTCCAATGAAGCCGACGACAAccctgaaaaaaaaatgattagaCAAAATATTGCAAAAGTTTCATTTAGAAAAAAGACCCATGTTAAGAAACTGAAAGTTGAGTGAATGCAGACATACCTCCAAACTCAGAATCAGAATAAAGGTGCCATTTCTTGAGCTCCTCTTTTGAACTGAAATTGAATATGTATTTTTCAGTCGGAGGAATCCAATCTTCAACATTCCATGTCAGAGCTAcactcattttattttaacaaaatttcaagtcaaattagcgaggaaaagaaaaagtgcaTGAATAATAAACAgattattcaaattattaatcaaaaagCTTTTACCTTTCTTGGTTGCATTCAGAGAAGCTTGCCACAACCCGCGAAACCTTGACATTTCTTCCCAAATTCTCAAACGAAATTCCAACTATCAACAACTCCAAAGAACTcgaaatttgaataatttggTAATAATacagaaataaattttgaattaaagtAAGCAAAAATAACAATGGCTAAAGCTGTTGCAGCTACTGTTTGTCACCGTTCACCATCAACAACGAGCAGGAAGAAAATAAGCATCTTCtactttccctttttttttttctttttcttttgggacCGATTACATCGGCCTTTCGTTTTTGGGCTTTCATTCATGGTTTAATGGGTGTGGGTGGGTTAGGAGTTAAAGGCCCAATTacaaataagatttttctctAGGTTTAGTGCAAAAaggaattttttgtttttttaagaaataagATGAATAAAACCATTACTTatcataaaaatcaatttattaatttttagatttttgtgataaaaaataaaaaattaaaaatataaagcttAAATATACGTTTTTAACTTAGTCACCAAGAtagtaaattaaataataaagtattaaagtaataattttaatgGCCACATTCACACactaaataagtaaatattgaTGGCCGGTCATTGCACCATACGGATGTGATTTACGCATCATGGTTCGAAACTTTCTACATTGTTGCTtcttatttaatcaaaatgcgCCGTTTAGGGAACACTTGGAATTAAGTTGTCATTAGGGAGACAACAAATCAAAGTTAAACAATACATTAATTAACAGTTAGTCTAAATTACGTTCACGGGTGGTACAATAATGTGCAATTAAGTACAACACTTGTACCGTAGGCTCTTCACACAAATTTAGAATATACTTAAAATGAGGATTAATAGTTTGTAGACAAGAACAACGAATTAAATAGCAACCCAACGTTTTTTACCTTTTAGACAAAAGTTCGGCTAATATTTTAGGACCCTTTGAGAGTTATAGATGCACATCGTCAAAGGTAGGATGGAAACCTTTCATCAGAACAACAACTTAATCCCAAGATTATCGACAAATTATTGTACAAGTTCACAATAATTACAATTACTCTATTCTAGATTAATGGGGTGgttgattaatttaatttgactAGGTACAATCAGCCTTGTGGTCACGGCATGTTGCCCGTACCTAAGACAATTTAGCTcaataaatttatgaaatcGCTTTCCCTaagatgacaaaaaaaatctcaatttaaCGCTAATGGAAGATGGCAAAGGGTTAGGAGGACAAGAAAGTACGGCATCTTATACTATATATCTTGGTGGACCGAAAAGATTACCGAAGATTGaccaataattttttttttttgaggttTTCGATAATGGGAGCAAGAGCTAGTAAGCTGAACAGATTGATCGGAGGTCGAAGGAGTATGCGGTTTGGGGTTCCTCCGTCGACCCCGAAAGGCTATGTTCCGGTATGTGTAGGGGTCAACGACGATACGAGGCGGTTCATCGTGCACACGACCACCTTACGTGATGCAGATTTCCTGGAGTTGCTATGTAAATCAGCTGAAGAATATGGGTTTTGTAATCAAGGCATTTTGAGGATTCCTTATGCAGCAAAGGATTTTGAGGAGTGGATTATGATGAGAAGGGCTAAACAAAAGATTGTTCGTGTTAGTTGAGGATGTAGATGTGGTCGATATGGGAAAATTGCTTGGATTTTGATTGATGCTAATCATCTGGGTGTACACTTCCCAAGAATAAGATGGGGGCAGCAGTGTCCTTTCGCTGGATTATGATTGCTGTTGTGTAAAGAAAAgatctctttttcttattttaagcTTAATTTTAGATTGATGATCATTGCAACATTTATAAGAACGAACTGCATATTGTTATGCGTCATCGTCACAGCTTTCAGTTTTCATGATTTAAGTAAAACAACTTGACAACTTTTAccttttaacattttttctATCAAAAAGTTGTTCTTCCTTATTATGAGAAAACCAAACTCTTCTTAAACCCAGACTTTCAGAACAATGTTCACTTGTATAtatcagaaagaaaaattcatgccATTTGATTTCTTAAATAATGATTTTACATCTCTCTACACGGGTAAATTCCCAATGCTCATACTCAAAATTCAACAGTTAAACCTTTCCAAGAAAATGATTACAAGCACAGTTAATACTAAACACAATGCCAGCTCTACATGCTTTCTATATATGCCTGGAAATTTAAGGAAATCTagcttttgttttgctttataGAAACAGAGTCCTTAATGATTGTTCTTGTAACAAATTTTTGAGTGGCTTATTACAATACAGAGTTGCCCTTCTCCATTCAAAACACATTGTGATTGAGAAATAACAATATCCTAttagtttggtttttttgtttgataaaTCCTAGATAAGaaatctttgaattttccTTGTTTAGTAAAGATGAAGAATTTCATTTACAATCTACAAAGGATTACGAGGATCAAACATTAGTCTTTGGCCGGCTTCATTTATCAGAACGAGCTGGAAAGCAATAATTTTCGATCAGATGTATGCTAGTTGCATAAGATTCTTACCAGatataataaatcaatctaGATTTCAAGAGGTGGGTATGATTCGCTTCAACATTTAGCTTTATTATTAGTTCTGTTTTATTAGATTCAGATAAGATCTCCACATGTTGTGTGGTCTTATTCTAAAATCCAACTTCCTTTTGGCTTAGTCGTTGTAATCCTCTCTGTGAATCTGTCTCAAAGGGAAAATGATCATCATTGCAGTGCAGTGTATGTCggtgtatttttaaaattaaaagttatgtCACATGATGAAAAACTATCTCAAAAGTTATGTCACGTAAAGTGACATAATGTATCTATTAGATAATAGGCAGGTTTTCATGTGAATGATTAtgtcttttaaaaaatgacaTCCAAAAGTTATGAAACATATTGAAAAGACACCATGGCTTAAAAGATTAATGTGaaaagttattgtttcaaattataacttaaaagttataatttaTGGAATGAATAGTTATCTTTTCATAAGATAACTATTGAAATAATACCTTTATCCAAAAATTGTGTTTGGCAAAAATGTAGAGATGCTTTTTAGACAAAAAGTATCTTTATTAAAAGGTTGtgtccttgaagaagagaTACTTGGAAGTTTATATAAAGGGCTTGTTGCCAGCCATTTTGACACACCAAAATTCGGAGACAAATAAGAGCAGAAAAGTGAAGAGCAAGAAAAGTGTTGtgttttataaacataaacacTTAAATTCCCACAAACTACAAAAGCTTCCAAATTTCTTATAATCTACTTACTGCAGAAAGTAAACTCTAAGGCCAAACAACTTTGTAAACCGTCAGATGTATCTAGCGGACTACTCTCATTAAGTGCAAGACGAAGTTGGATGTTGGCTTCATTGTTCCTCTTTGCATACCAAGTGGTGAGGGCGACataagttttaaagataataCCTATTTAAAGGCTCACATTGAAGTCAATTTTGCCTATTCTTGAATATCGTATAAACCCCCTTTAGAACCAACAgttttaagacttatttttgTGGTATTTAAAATGGCTTCACTCAAAACGATGGCAACCAACTTTGTCAAGTTATATCGCTTTGAAGGAGGAAACTTTATTCGATGGCAGAAAAAGATGCGCTTCCTCCTCACAACTCTTAAAGTCGCATATGTTTTGGATACACCATAACCAAGTGAAGAAGGTGATGAAGAATCCGTGGAAAGAAATCGTCAGAGGCAAAAATGGGATAATGATGACTACATATGCATGGAACATATTCTTAATGGAATGTCGGATGCATTGTTCGATGCGTACTAGAATAAAGCTAGTGCAAAATAACTTTGGGACAAGTTGAAAGCAAGATACATGGCTTTAGATGCAAGCATCAAAAAAATTCCTGGTTAGTTGTTTTAATAATTACAAAATGGTTGATAATTGTTTTATTATGGAGCAATTGCATGAGCTTGAACGCATTCCAAATAGCCTTTAAGCAATATGGTCTTAAAATGGATGAAACTATTGTGGTATCTTCAATAACTGATAAGCTTCCCCTTTCATGGAGAGACACTAAGAAAACtctaaaacataaaaaggAAGATATGTCTCTCGAGGACCTTGGTAATCATCTTTGAATAGAAGAAGATTGTTGAAAGCAAGAAGAAGTCAAGCAAgatggaaaagaagaagattcTAATGAAAAGAATCTTGAGACTTCAAAAGTCCATGTGATGGAACATAAACCATCAAACAAGCTGGTCTCACGCAATAAAAGAAAGCATTTCGTGGGTATAAATGACAAAAGTCATAAGttcaaaaggaacaaaaggGGGCCATGTTTTCATTGTAACAAACTTGGTCACTTTAAGGCGGAATGTAGACTTTTGAGAAACAAGACACAAGGTGTGAACAACCACAAGTTTGTGGCTATGATTTTTGAGGTCAATCTTCTCCAAGATAATGAAGCATGGTGGATTGACACTGGTGCAACTAATCATGTATGCAAAGACAAAAGTTTCTTCAAGACTTTGGAAGAAGTTAATGATGGAAACGTGCTATACATGAGAAATTCCTCCACTACACAAGTGAAAGGAAAAGACACCGTGGAACTTATGTTTACTTTTGGAAAGATACTTGTACTAAACAATGTCTACTATGTTCCGGAAGTTAGAAAAAATCTTGTGTCAGGTGGCTTGTTGAATAAGTATGGtttcaaattaatatttgaagcAAATAAGTTCATCTTTACAAAAGGTGGACAATATGTGAGAATTGGATATTATtgtgaaaacatgttcaaGCTCAATACTAATAAGAAAATTGCTAGTTCTACTTATATTGATGCCTCATTTAATGTTCATGATAGTAAAGTAATTCTGACTAATCTATGGCATAATGGATTAGGTCATGTTCATTATAAAAGAATGCATGATATAGCTAAATTAGAATTAACACCCaatattgatgaaaataatgatatgTACAAGACATGCATGGTCACTAAAATCACAAGAAGTTCATTTCTTAAGGTAGAAGAAGCTCTAAATTACTTGCATTAATACATTCTGATGTTTGTGACATGTATAGTACTCCATCTATTGGTGGACAGAAATACTTCGTAACgtttattgatgatttctCTAAATATTGCTATATTTACTTATTGCATACTAAAGatgaagaaatagaaaaatttagaatttataaaagaGAAGTTGAATTGTGTTGTGAATTGCTTATTAAATGTTTACGAAGTGATAGAGAAGGTGAATATTATGATTCCAAGTATTTTGAGTCCATTGGTATTATTCATGAGACTACTGCTCCATACACACTAGAACAAAATGATGTAGCGGAACGTAAGAATCGAGTTTTTACGGAAATGGTCAATGTTTTGCTTTCTAATTCAGGTTTAGGACAAAGTTTTTGGGGTGAAGCCTTATTAACGGCTTGCCATATACTAAATAGAATCCCAAGCAAAAGGAACAAAACTACTCTTTATGAActatgaaaaagaagaaagccaagttttaattatttaagagtTTGGGGATGTCGAGCGATAATAAAAGTTCTAGGgccaaagaaaaggaaatttggtgaaaaaggaattgaatGTATATTTATGGGATATGCTGAACATAGTAAAGCATATCATTTCAGGGTGATAGAGCCCAATGATTCATATTCCATTAATACGGTAATAAAATCAAGGTTATCTTTGATGAAACAAGattcaattcaatttcaatACCCAAGTAACTAGTAACCGAAAGTgataaactttcaaaaaatgaCGAGAAAACTATTGAGCTTCGGAGgagtaaaagaattaaaaaaaaaagacatatGGATCTGATTTCCTCATGTACTTAGTAGAAGGTACAAGAGAGGAAACATGTGAATACTTACCTTACTGCTTTAATGTAGAAGGTGAAGGTGATCCTCAAACTTATGAGGAGGTAATGAAGTCTCGAGATGCTTTATTTTAGAGAGAAGCAATACAAGATGAGATGGACTCAATAATGGGAagcaaaacatgaaaattggTAAACCTTCCACCAAGTTCCAAGCCAATAGGTTGTAAGtggattttcaaaaagaaaatgaaagctAATGGAACCGTAGAAAAGTTTAAAGTAAGGTTAGTGGCAAAGGACTTTAAACAAAAGGAAggtgttgattattttgacaCATATGCACCGATAGCAAGAATAGCTACAATTATAGTGCTTATAGCACTTGCATCTATATATAAGATGGTAATTcaccaaatggatgttaaaacAACATTCCTAAACGGTGAGTTAGATGAAGATGTGTATATGTAACAACTTGAAGGGTTTGTCTTTCCTagtcaagaaaagaaagtatgTAAGCTTGTAAAGTCTTTGTATGGTTTAAAACAAACACCTAAACAATGGCATCAAATGTTTGATGAGGTTGTGCTAGCTAATGGCTATAAGATCAATCAATCTGACAAATGTGTCTATAGTAAGTTTCATAATGGTAGAGATGTCATCATTTGTTTATATGTAAATGACATGTTAATCTTTGGAACCGATTTGGaacaagtggaaaacacaAAAAGGTTCTTGTCAAAGAATTTTGACATTAAAGATATGGTTATGACGGATGTTATTCTTAGTATAAGAATAATGAGAAACAATAATGGCCTAACATTGTCTCAATCTCATTACATCGAAAAGATTGTAATGAAGTATGGCAAGTCAGATTGTATGCCAATGACTACGCCTTATGATTCTAATATAAGGCTAATACCCAACAAAGACAATCCAATAGCACAAAATGAATATGCAAAGGTGATTGGATGCTTAATGTATGCAATGGTCTGTACAAGGCCGAATATTGCTTTTGCGGTTGGGATACTAGGTCAATTTATAAGTAATCCAAGTAAACAACATTGGTATGTTGTTCATAAAGTTCTAAGGTACTTAAAGAGTATAAAGAATTATGACATTTGTTATTCAGTTTTAAAAGGGTATATAGATGCTAGTTGGAACTCAAATAGAACAGATTATAGATCCACAACTGGTTGGATTTTTATAATTGATGGGGGTGCTGTTGCTTGGGGTTCTAAGAAATAATCTTTTCAAGCGAACTCTACCATGGGGGCTGAATTTATAGCCTTAGCATTTGCCACCCAAGAAGCAGAATGGTTGAGAGATTTACTCTATGAAATTTCGTTATGACCTAAACCAATGGCACCAATCTTGATACATTGTGACAATGAAGCAACTGTATCAAAGGCATATAATCAAGCTTACAATGGAAAGAGTCGATATATGAACTTTGACATAGCATTGTAAGACAAAGAATTAGTGATGGTATAATCACTATAAGTTATGTGAGGTCTGGTGAAAATTTAGTGGATTCATTTGCCAAAGGTCTTAAAAAGAACTTGGTAGTAAAGACCTCAAGAGGGATAGTCTCAAGCCTATCAACTAAATCTCCAATGGTGGGAGCTCACCTCGACACTTACGGTCGACTTGCAAGTCTTGGGTACTGACCATTCTACCACATGGTGATTGCAAGcactaatttatatttttcatcccaaGGTGTATAGTGCTTGGTTCCCGTAACATGTAAAGCAAGGTTGAACGAAAGTTCTTAATAGACCCATAACATGTATATGTTGAAGTACTATAATTACGAGGTACTTTCGATGAGGGCTACCTATGTGAGTGGAAGTGTGGCCGCTTTTAGGAGCTAAAGACTTGACTTCGACAGCACTCATGGATGGATGCAAAACATAAGGCCATAAAACGTGTTGGCAAAACTAGATACAAAGTGAGTAAGGAAGCTTGTGTGTGTTTAGTGGCCCGACTAGTCAATGAAGAATCAATGGTTCAATGCTTAGTCAACTACTCAATTCAGACTAGAACCAACCACACTTATTAAGTGATTGTTCAAATATGCGAGATACCTTCATTTATGTACAAGGTTCCCAAAGTTGTTGGtatttagaaattttgaaaatggtgggggattgttggtgtattttcaaaatgaaagatTATGTCACATAATGAAAAGCtatcattagctcaaaagtTATGTCATGTAAAGTGACATAATGTGTCTATTAGATAATAGGTAGGTTTTCATGTGAATGATTATGTCTCTTGAAAAATGACATCGATTATGTCTCTTGGAAAATGATATTCAAAAGTTATGAGACATATTGAAAAGACACTATGGCTCAAAAGATTAGTGTGAAATGTTATTGTTTCAAGTTATAACTCAAATGTTATAATTTATGGAATGAATAGTTATCCTTTCATAAGATGACTATTGAAACAATACATTTATCAAAAAGTTGTGTTTGGAAAAAATGTAGAGATGCTTTTTAGACAAAAGGTATCTTTATGAAAAGGTTGTGTCATTAAAGAAGAGATACTTGGAAGCCTATATAAAGGGCTTGCTGCCAGTCGTTTTGACACACCAAAATTCAGAGATAAATAAGAGCAGAAAAGTGAAGAGCAAGAAAagtgttttattttataaatataaacactTAAATTCCCACCAACTACAAAAGCTtccaaattccttataatttACTTGCTGCAGAAAGTAGACTTTAAGGCCAAACAACTTTACAAATCCTCAAGTGTATTTAGCGGTCTACTCTCATTAAGTGCGAGACGAAGTTGGACGTTGGCTTCATTGTATCCCTAAGACTGTTGGCATTATTCCCTTTTGTATACCAAATGGTAGAGAcgaaataagttttaaaaataacgtCTATTTAAAAGCTCACCTTGAAGTTAATTTTGCCTATTCTTGAATGCTGTATAAACTCCTTTCAGAACCAACAGTGCATGCAATTGACATCATATTTGGTGGATCACATTTGGAGATATGAAGGACAAATCTCATAAGGACTACATCTAACATTGCAGCTGGTGGCAGACCCATTTGCTGTCAATTCAAAGAGTGACAATAAACTTGTGTGCATTCATGTTAACATTCTTTGCATTTACTAAAAAGCATGTTCGATTCCAAAGTCATCACAACTTGCGTTGATTGCTGCCAGTTGGGAAGCAAGCATTGATCCATAGTTGAGTA
It includes:
- the LOC18596283 gene encoding probable complex I intermediate-associated protein 30 isoform X1 — protein: MSRFRGLWQASLNATKKALTWNVEDWIPPTEKYIFNFSSKEELKKWHLYSDSEFGGLSSASLEIKDEGNTSNGVFSGNLSLDVNEGSKWNITRSGFCGMRSKKFDGFIDLDAYDTIALKLKGDGRSYISTIYTENWVNSPGQLEDNSWQSFVFVPKDNWYIAKIPLAHYLPTWRGNVIDAKLEMNPSRILGMSLSVNAEGGVPGAKSGPGDFRVEIDWIKALRTE
- the LOC18596283 gene encoding probable complex I intermediate-associated protein 30 isoform X2, whose translation is MSRFRGLWQASLNATKKALTWNVEDWIPPTEKYIFNFSSKEELKKWHLYSDSEFGGLSSASLEIKDEGNTSNGVFSGNLSLDVNEGSKWNITRSGFCGMRSKKFDGFIDLDAYDTIALKLKGDGRSYISTIYTENWVNSPGQLEDNSWQSFVFVPKDNWYIAKVSNYEFGEVPVGSVASLVEYDFRFLLLIICQRGEEML
- the LOC18596284 gene encoding auxin-responsive protein SAUR40; the encoded protein is MGARASKLNRLIGGRRSMRFGVPPSTPKGYVPVCVGVNDDTRRFIVHTTTLRDADFLELLCKSAEEYGFCNQGILRIPYAAKDFEEWIMMRRAKQKIVRVS